The sequence GGCGGCGAAGGCAACACCTGCGTCGAGGTCGCCGCCTCCCCCGGAAACCTCCACCTCCGCGAGAGCGACACCCCCGGCATCGAACTCGCCACCGCACCAGGCCCGTTGGCCCACCTCATACGCGGGGTGAAAGCGGCCGCGGTCCCTGCCGCACCCTGATCACACCCGCGCGCCCCGTCGCCACACCTCGCTCACCAGCGGCACCCCCGGCCGGTAGGCCAAGTGCACGTGGCTCGGGGCGTCCAGAAACGCCAGGTCGGCGTACGCGCCCGGGGCCACGCGGCCGATGTCCGTGCGGCGGAGGGCCGCGGCCCCGCCCGCCGTGGCCGACCAGAGCGCCTCGTCCGGCGTCATCCCCATGTCCCGTACCGCCAGCGCGATGCAGAACGGCACGGACGACGTGAAGGACGAGCCCGGGTTGCAGTCGGTGGAAAGGGCTACCGTGGCGCCCGCGTCGAGGAGCCGGCGCGCGTCCGGCCACGCGGCACGGGTGGAGAACTCCGCGCCGGGCAACAGCGTCGCCACCGTGTCACCGCTCGCGAGGGCGTCCACGTCCGCGTCGGTCAGGTGCGTGCAGTGGTCGGCGCTCGCCGCGTCCAGTTCGACGGCCAGTTGCACCCCGGGGCCGTACGAGAGCTGGTTGGCATGGATGCGGGGGTGCAGCCCCTTCGCCTTGCCCGCCGTGAGGATCGCGCGGGCCTGATCGCCGTCGAAGGCCCCCTTCTCGCAGAAGACGTCGATCCAACGGGCGTACGGGGCACAGGCGTCGAGCATCTCGCCGGTGACGAGCGCGACGTACGCGGCGGGGTCGTCCGCGTAGTCCGGCGGGACGATGTGCGCGCCGAGGTAGGTGACCTCGTCGGTGTGCGCGGCGGCGATCCGCAGGGCCCGCGCCTCGTCCTCGACCGTCAACCCGTAGCCGGACTTCGTCTCGAACGTGGTCGTGCCCTGGCGCAGGGCCTCGGCGAGGTAGCGGGTGAGGTTGCGCTCAAGCTCCGAGTCGCTCGCCGCGCGGGTCGCGGCGACGGTCGTCCGGATGCCGCCGGCGCTGTAGGCCCGGCCGGACATACGGGCGTTGAACTCCTGCGTGCGGTCGCCCGCGAAGACGAGGTGCGAGTGGGAGTCGACGAAGCCGGGGACGACCGCGCGGCCACCGGCGTCGACCCGATTGTCAGTGGCGGGTGCTTCTCTTGAGTCACCGGTCCAAGCGATGCGGTCGCCGTCGATGACGACGGCCGCGTTCTGGATCAGACCGAGCGGAGACCCTCCCCCATTCTCGAATTTACTCGAACGGGGGGACCCCCACCCGAGAGAGGAGTCGTTGGTGACCAGACTGGCGATGTTGGTGATGAGGGTCGTGCTGCCGGTATTGCTACCGCTGGTGGCGCCGGTCGTGCTGCTCATGACGTCCTCGGGGGCTGTCGGGGCGAAGGGGGCCTGGTCAGGGTCGGCGCTCAGGCGCGCAGCGCTTCGATCGCGTCCGCGAGGGCCTGCGGCACGTCCGGAACAAGGGCATGCGCCCCGTCGCGTACGACATGACGGCCGCCGACAACCGTGTGCCGCACATCCGCCGCTGTCGCGGCGAATACGGCCGTCTCGGCGCCGAGCCGTGGCAGCGTCCCCGCTGTTCTGACCGAGTCGAGCGCGACCGTCGTGAAGTCGGCGAGCGCGCCCGCTTCGAGGACGCCCGCGTCGGTCCAGCCCAGGGCCGCGTGACCGTCCGCGGAGGCGGCGCGCAGAAGCGCCGCCGCCGTCCAGTGGCCCCGGGTGCGGCTGCGCAGGCGTTCGTTCAGCTCCATCGCGCGCGCCTCTTCGAGCAGGTCGATGACGGCGTGGCTGTCGGAGCCGAGGGACAGCGGGGAGCCCGCCTGCTGGAGCGCGACGGCCGGTCCGATGCCGTCGGCGAGGTCGCGCTCGGTGGTCGGGCACATGCAGGTGCCGGTGCCCGAGCGGCCGAGCAGCGCGATGTCCGCGTCGGTGAGGTGGGTGTTGTGCACGCCGGTGGTGCGCGGCCCGAGCACCCCGTGGTCGGCGAGCAACTGTGTAGGGGTACACCCGTGGGCCGCCTGGCAGGCGTCGTTCTCGGCCGTCTGCTCGGACAGGTGCACATGGAGCGGGGCCCGCCGCTCCTCGACCCACCGCGCCACCGTCGCCAACTGCCCGGCGGGCACGGCCCGTACGGAGTGGATGGCGGCCCCGATCCGCGCGTGATCCCGGTCCTTGAGAACTGAACAGCGTGCTGCCCAGGCCTCCGCGGTGCCGTCGGAGAAGCGCAGCTGGTGCCGGTTCGGGGGCTGCCCCCTGCGGGCGTCGACCAGACCCCCGGCGAGGTAGACGGTGTCGAGGAGGGTGATGCGGATGCCCGCCTCGGCGGCGGCCTCGACGAGCGCCTCACCCATGGCGTTCGGGTCGGCGTAGGGCGTGCCGCCCGGCGCGTGGTGCACGTAGTGGAACTCGCCGACCGCCGTGACACCGGCAAGGGCCATCTCGGCGTACACCGCGCGGGCGAGCGCGTGGTACGTGTCCGGGGTCAGCCGGTCCGCGATGGAGTACATGATCTCGCGCCAGGTCCAGAAGGTCCCGGAGCCGACCTGGACGGTGCCGCGCAGGGCCCGGTGGAAGGCGTGGCTGTGGGTGTTGGCGAGGCCGGGGAGGGTCAGGCCGCGCAGGATCTCCGCTCCGGGCGGTGGGCTGTCGACGCCCGTACGGACGGCGGCGATCCGTCCGTCCGCGCCCACGTCGAGGGCCACGCCCGGCTCCACGTAGGAGTCGAGCCAGGCGTGCTCCAGCCAGTACGTCGTGCCTCGCACGCTCGCTTTCAGCTCGCTCACTTGCAGGCCAGCCCTTCCAGTACGTCGGCCAGTGCGGTCACCCCGGCAACGCAGTCGTCCTCGGCGGCGTACTCGGCCGGCGAGTGCGAGACGCCCGTGGGGTTGCGTACGAACAGCATGGCGGTGGGGATCGAGCCGGAGAGGATCCCGGCGTCGTGTCCCGCACCTGTTCCGAGGACGGGAACATTCAGGTGCGCCCCCGTGCCCCCGTCCCCGCCGCCCAGGACGCGGGCGATCTCGTCCCGCAGTGCGTGCTCGAACTCGACGACCGGGGTGAACGACTCCCGGACCACGTCGAGGTGGATCCCGTGCGCGTCGGCGTACTCGCGGGCCGCCTTCTCGATGCCGTGGACGACCGTGTCGAGGGTCGCCTGGTCCGCGGCGCGGGAGTCGAGCCAGCCGCGTACGAGGGAGGGGATGGCGTTGACGCCGTTCGGCTCGACCGAGATCTTGCCGAAAGTGGCCACGGCGCCCGCGAGCTCGGCCTCCCGGCGGGCCGCGAGCACGGTCTCCGCGTACGACAGCATGGGGTCGCGGCGGTCCACGAGGCGAGTGGTGCCCGCGTGGTTGGCCTCGCCCCGGAAGTCGAACCGCCACCGCCCGTGCGGCCAGATGGCGCTGGCGACGCCGACCCGGTCGCCGGTCAGGTCCAGGGCGCGCCCCTGCTCGACGTGCAGCTCGACGAACGCGCCGATACGGGCCAGGCGTTCGGGGTCAGCCCCGATGGCGTCCGGGTCGTGGCCCGCGGCCTCCATGGCCTGCGGGAGGGTGATCCCGTCGGCGTCGGTGAGCCGGTGTGCCTGCTCGACGGTGAGTTCCCCGGCGGTGAGCCGCGAGCCCACACAGGCCAGCCCGAAGCGGGCACCTTCCTCGTCGCCGAAGTTCACGATGGCGAGGGGCTTGGTGAACCGCGCGTTCCGGCCGCGCAGTTCGTCGAGCGCGGCGAAGGAGGACACGACGCCGAGGGGCCCGTCGAAGGCGCCCCCGTCGGGCACCGAGTCGAGGTGGGACCCGGTGACGACGGCGTCCCCGGCCGAGGGGTCGCCGAGCCACGCCCACTGGTTGCCGTTCCGGTCCAGTTCGAGGGTGAGCCCACGCGCCTCGGCCTGTGCCCTGAACCAGTCACGGCAGTCGGTATCGGCCCCGGTCCAGGCGAACCGCCGATACCCACCGGACCCGGCATGCCGCCCGATGCCCGCCAACTCCCCCCACATCTCAAGAAAGGAGGAACCCCCCGCCCCAGCCGGCCCGTCCGGCGTTTGAGGACGAGGCCGCTCAGGCACCACCAGCCCGTCCGGCGTTTGAGGACGAGGCCGTTCAGGCCGATCGGGGGCCTGGGGGCGGAGCCCCCAGCGGGGCCCGGGGGCGGAGCCCCCGCCGGACGACGACCCGCTCACTCGCCCTCCCGCATGGGAACCCGCACACCACGCTCGTCAGCGACGGCCTCGGCGATGTCGTACCCGGCATCGACATGCCGAATGACACCCATCCCGGGGTCGTTCGTCAGCACGCGGCGAATCTTCTCGCCCGCGAGCTTCGTGCCGTCGGCCACCGTCACCTGCCCCGCGTGGATGGAGCGCCCCATGCCCACACCGCCGCCGTGGTGGATGGACACCCAGGACGCGCCGGAGGCCACGTTCACCATCGCGTTCAGCAGCGGCCAGTCGGCGATCGCGTCGGAGCCGTCGAGCATGGCCTCGGTCTCGCGGTACGGGGAGGCGACGGAACCGCAGTCGAGGTGGTCGCGGCCGATGGCCAGGGGGGCCGTTAGTTCGCCGGAGGCGACCATGTCGTTGAAGCGCTCGCCCGCCTTGTCGCGCTCGCCGTAGCCGAGCCAGCAGATCCGCGCGGGCAGTCCCTGGAAGTGGACGCGCTCGCCGGCCAGCTTGATCCAGCGGTGGAGGGACTCGTTCTCCGGGAAGAGGTCGAGGATCGCCTTGTCGGTCTTGTGGATGTCGGAGGCCTCGCCGGACAGGGCGGCCCAGCGGAAGGGGCCCTTGCCCTCGGAGAACAGCGGCCGGATGTAGGCGGGCACGAAGCCGGGGAAGGCGAACGCCCGCTCGTATCCGGCCAGTTGCGCCTCGCCCCGGATGGAGTTGCCGTAGTCGAAGACCTCGGCGCCGGCGTCCATGAAGCCGACCATCGCCTCCACGTGCCGGGCCATGGACTCACGGGCCCGGGTGGTGAAGCCGGCCGGGTCCTTGGCGGCGTACGTGGCCATGTCGTCGAGGTCGACGCCGGTGGGCAGGTAGGCCAGCGGGTCGTGGGCCGAGGTCTGGTCGGTCACGATGTCGATCGGGGCGCCCTCGGCGAGCATGCGCGGCAGCAGGTCGGCGGCGTTGCCGAGCAGGCCGATGGAGAGCGGGCGGCGGGCGTCCCGGGCCTCGACAGCGAGCTGGAGGGCGTGCTCCAGGGAGTCGGCGCGTACGTCCAGGTACCGGTGCTCGATGCGGCGCTCGATGGCGCGCGGGTCGACGTCGATACAGATCGCGACGCCGTCGTTCATCGTCACGGCGAGCGGCTGGGCACCGCCCATGCCGCCGAGACCGGCGGTCAGGGTGATGGTCCCGGCGAGCGTCCCGCCGAACTTCTTCGCGGCGACGGCGGAGAAGGTCTCGTAGGTGCCCTGGAGGATGCCCTGCGTGCCGATGTAGATCCACGATCCGGCGGTCATCTGCCCGTACATGGTGAGGCCGAGGGCTTCGAGGCGCCGGAACTCCTCCCAGTTCGCCCAGTCGCCCACCAGGTTGGAGTTGGCGATGAGGACGCGCGGGGCCCACTCGTGGGTCTGCATGACGCCGACGGGGCGGCCGGACTGGACGAGCATCGTCTCGTCCTGCTTCAGCGTCCGCAGCGTACGGACCATGGCGTCGTAGGAGCGCCAGTCGCGGGCGGCCTTGCCGGTGCCGCCGTAGACGACGAGCTTGTCGGGGTGCTCGGCGACCTCGGGGTCGAGGTTGTTCTGCAGCATCCGCAGAGCGGCTTCCTGCTGCCATCCCAGGGCGCTCAGTTCCGTGCCGCGTGATGCTCGGACGGGGCGGGGTCCTGACATGGTCTGCCTCCTGGCGACTGGTGAGTACTCCGGGTGCTGCCGTTCGTACAGCGGTCCAGCGGTAAGCGGTACAGCGATACAGCGATACAGCGATACAGCGGATATTCACATCCTGGGCTTCTGAATAGAACTAGTCAATACCCCCGTGGGCCAGCGGGGGCGCCGTACGGGTGTTTGGCTGGATGTATGGCTGCATACGGCACGGACACAGGGGACACGGACACGACGGGCGATCGGCCCGACGGGAGCGCGGGCGGGGGCAGGGGTGGGGGAACGGACGGCGGAACGGCCGAGACGGTGAAACTGGAGGCGACTCAGGGCGCGGCCGGGGCCGTGCGGCGCGACGAGGCCGTTCGCGCGGCCGTGGAGCAGGGACTCGTGAGCCCCTCCACTCCCCTCGTCGCACTCCTCGACACCACCGGCATCCGGGCTTCCGTGGCGGCCCTGCGGGCAGCCTTCGACGCGGTGAGCGCACCGGGTACGCCCGTGCTGCACGCGTTCGCGGTGAAGGCGACCCCGCTGGTGCCGGTGCTGCGGCTGCTGCACCGGGAGGGCGTCGGCATGGAGGTCGCGAGTCCGGGGGAGCTGGCCCTCGCCCGCGCGGCCGGGGTGCCGCCGTCCCGTACGGTCCTCGACTCGCCCGCGAAGACCCCCTCCGAGCTGCGGGAGGCGCTCGCGCTGGGCATCGCGGTCAACGCGGACAACCCCCAGGAGCTGGCGCGGATCGACGCCCTGGTCCGGTCGGCGTCGACCCGCTCGCCCGTGGGGCTGCGGGTGAACCCGCAGGTCGGCGGGGGTTCGATCGGGGCGCTGTCGACGGCGACGGCGACCTCGAAGTTCGGGGTGGCGCTGCGGGACGAGGGTGCGCGCGAGTGGGTCGTGCGGGCGTATCTGGACCGGCCGTGGCTGACCCGGCTGCACACGCACTCCGGTTCGCAGGGGATGCCGCTGGAGCTGATGGCGCGCGGGGTGGCCGCGGCGTACGGGCTCGCGGAGGAGGTCAACGAGCGGGCCGGGCGGCGGCAGATCGACACGCTCGACATCGGCGGCGGGCTGCCGGTGAACTTCGGCTCGGACGCCCACGCGCCGACCTACGAGGAGTACGCGCGGCTCCTCGCGTCGACCGTGCCGGGGCTCTTCGACGGGCGGTACGGGCTGGTGACGGAGTTCGGGCGGTCGCTGCTCGCCAAGCACGGCATCGTGCTGGCCCGCGTCGAGTACGCGAAGTCGGCGGGCGGCCGGGCGATCGCGGTGACGCACGCGGGAGTTCAGGTGGCGGCCCGCACGGTGTACGCGCCGGAGTCCTGGCCGCTGCGGGTGGCCGCGTACGACGACAAGGGGCGGCCGAAGGCGGGGCCCGACGTGGTGCAGGACGTGGCGGGACCCGCCTGCTTCGCGGGTGACCTGCTGGCGGAGGGCCGGTCGATGCCGCTGCTCGAACAGGGCGACTACGCGGCGGCGCTCGACACGGGGGCGTACTACTTCGCGCACCACTACGGGTACAACTCGCTGGCGCGGCCCGCCGTCCACGGTTTCGGTCCGGACGGGGCGGGCGGGGTGCGGTTCGCGGTGGTCCGCACGGCGCAGACGCTCGACGAGATCGTGGCGGAGTCGGGAGGGGCACACACCGAGGCGTTGACCGGCACGATCTGAGGCACCCGCGCCGGGCCGAGCCTGTCCGGGCCGACCCTGCTCGGCCCGGACAGGAGCACAAAGCAGCGCGGATCGTGCCTGAATCCGCGGACCAGGAAAATCCCGAAGGTCTGATTATCGGCAGGGCAATCGACCCACACTAGTCAGCAACCGGCATGTTCCAAGGGAAATTGCCATATCTCTCACTCGTCGCGCACACGTTGCGTAGCTTCTGCGTCACTCAGCTGAACCGACGGGCGGGAGGGGGAGCACCGTGCCCGGAATCGACGAGTGCCTGCTGGAGGCCATGAGGCTGCCCGGAGCCCGGGGAGCCTCGGTGGTCGACTGGACCAGCGGACTGGCTCTGGGCACGGTCGGCGACTCACCCAACGGGGACCACGAGGCCACCGCGGCCGAGTCGGCGGAACTCGCCCGGCTCGCCGCGGAACACAAGGCCTTCGCCCCGGAGGAGGGAGCCGACTGGTCCGGCGGGCAGCCGCCGGTGGAAGACCTCATCATCAGCAACCGGGACAGCTATCACGTCCTGCGCTTCGTCCGGACGACCTTCGACAGCAGTGTGTTCCTGCATCTGTGGCTGGGGCGCTCGGACGGCAATCTCGCACTGGCCCGAATACGCCTGGGCGAGATGGCGGAACGGCTGGTGGTGGGGTGACCACGATGGAAGCACGCCCCCTGCCGGAACTGGGGAGATACGACCGCGGTCCGTCGGAGCGCACGGACTCGCAGACCGGGGCGGCGCCCATGCTCAGCCCCATGCTCAGCCGCCTCGCGGAGGAGCGCGCCACCGGCGTCCTGACCCGGGACCGCGGGGTGCTGTATCTGGTCGAGGGCCAGGTGGTGCACGCCGAGAGCCCCGCGACCCCCGGGCTCGACGTACTGCTCACCAGCCGCGGGGCACTGGGTTCCGACGGCTGGTGGGAGGCCGTCTCAAAGGCGGGGGCCGAACGGCGCGTCGGACGGTTCCTGGTGGACAGCGGGCGGCTGGCCGCGGGCGCCCTGGAGCTGTGCCACCTGGGGGCGCTGTACGACGCCGCGTTCTTCACGCTCGGCGCGAGCAGCGGGCCGGCGCGTTTCAGGTACGGGGTCGCGCACTGGATCGGCCCCGTACGGCCGGTGACCGTGGACGCGGTGGAGCGCGAGACGCTGCGGCGCCGCGCGCTGCTGCACCGCATCTGGCCCGACCCGGACACGGACACCGCGGAACTCGTCCGGACCGGCCGGGCCGTCGACGCGGTCCTCCCCCCGCGTCAGCGCACGGTGCTCGACCAGGTCGACGGGCAGCGCACGGTCTCGGACATCTCACGGGTCCTCGGCCGGCCGGGATTCCACACCCTGGTCGACGTCCGCCGACTGGCGGCCGCCGGGATCGTGACGACCCGTACGCGCACGGTCGAGTCCCGGGCCCCGGAGTCCGACGTACCCGTGTCCCCCCTCTCCAGTGCGACCGCCCGGGCGGCGCAGGCCGCGCAGGCGTCGGCGGATCCCGACGTGGCCCTGCTGCGCAGGCTCAGAGACGCATTGGAGGCCTTGTGATCCGCGCGCTCCGACAGCGTGCCGAGAGGAGACAACTGATGGCGGCGGAGGCCGAAGTCCTCGACGAACTGCACCGGTTACGGGCCCGGGTGCCCCAGCTCACGGGCGCGCTCGCGGCCAGCGTCGACGGCCTGGTACTGGCCCAGGACACTCCGGGCGTGGAGCCGGAGGGGCTGGCCGCCCTCACCGCCGCCGCACTGGGGGTCGCCCTCCGTGTGACGGACGCGACCGGACGGGGCGACTTCCGCGAGCTGCTGGTGCGCGGCGAGCACGGCTATGTGGCGACCTACGCGGCGGGACCCACCGCCGTACTGACGCTGCTGGCCGGCGACCGGGCGAACGTCGGCCGGCTGCATCTCGAAGGGCGCCGCTCCGGCACCCGGATCGGCGAACTCGTCGAGGCCGCCGCCGAGGCCCAGCCGACCCCGGCGGCACGGCCCGCCCCGAAGGCCCTCACACCCCGCACCAGAACCGCGCGCACCGCGCGGACGGTCCCCGGGCCGACCGGCGAAAGCCCTTGAATCCGGTGGCACCGAACCGAACCTGACCACCCTGAAACACCCTGAACAACCACGAACCAACATGAACTGAACCGAACCGAAAGGACCGGCACAACCATGACCAACACCGAAACCGCCTTGAAAGAGACTCTGGCCTCCATCGAGGGCGCGACCGGAGCCGCTCTCGTCGACTACACGACCGGTATGGCGCTGGGCACGATCGGCGGCAGCAAGAGCTTCGACCTCACGGTCGCCGCGGCCGGCAACACCGACGTCGTCCGCGCCAAGATCCGCACCATGGAACACCTGGGCCTGAAGGGCGAGATCGAGGACATCCTGATCACGCTCTCCGACCAGTACCACCTGATCCGGCTGATCAAGGGCCGGGGCGGCAACGGCCTCTTCCTCTACCTGGTGCTCGACGCCAAACGCGCCAACCTGGCCATGGCCCGCCACCAGTTGAAGAAGATCGAGGGCGACCTGGAGGTCTGACCGACCCAGCGGTGAACCGGCGGGGGCGAGGTCCGGGGGATCAGACCAGCACCCCGCCCCGACGCCGCGCCCCACCGGGCGCGGCGTCGCCCGCGGCGATTCCGGTGGCTCGGTAGCCCTTGACGCGCTTGCCCGCCGGAACGCCCGCGCCACGGCCCAGCCAGTCGACCCGGACCCACAGGAGCGACTCGGCCGACCGTTCGAGCCGGCCGATCCAGGCCGCCTTGAGGCGAAGGCCCACTCCGGCGCCGGCGAGCAGCAGCCCGCCGGCGGCCGGCACGGCGAACGCGGACCCCAGCGCTGCGGCGAAGGCGAGCAGCAGCCACCAGCGGTGCCCCCGGCGCCAGTTCCGTACGGACACCGCCCGGTCCTGCAGCACATCGTGCTTGCTCGCGCGGTCGGCGCCGCGGGCGAGTGCCACGTACCGCTTCCTTCGCATCAGCAGGACGACGACCGCTGTGATCAGGAAGAGCGCGGCTCCCGCCGGCACCCCGATCCGCCGTCCCGTGATCCCGGGCACCAGTGCGCCCACTCCCGCCGCGACGACCCCGAGCCATCCCAGCGGTGCCGCTCCGGCCCGGACGACGACGGCCACCCGAGCAAGTCCCTGCCCTCCGCGCGCCACGCTCCGCCTCCTCACCAGACGCCTGTGTGTGGCGGGCAGATTAGCGGCCGAAGGTGAGACAAATATGAGAGAGCCCGCAAAAGGACAGGCGGACTCCGCTACTCCACGAACAGGTTGCGCGCGGCGGCTCCCGCGTCGAACTCCTCAAGGCGCGCCTGGGCGTCCGGCAGCCCGTCGCACATCGCTTCGAGCAGCACCCGCCCCAGCAGCATCGGCGCGCAGGCCGTGTCGAAGGCGAGCCCCGTCCCGACGGCGGCGGGCAGCAGCAGGTCGGACACCTTGGCGACCGGCGCGAACGCGGAGTCCGCGACGGTGACGACGGTGAGGCCGGCCTCCTTCGCGTACGCGAGGGTGTCGACGACCTCGCGCGGGTGGCGGGGCAGCGCGAAGCACAGCAGGGTGCTGGCCCCGGCCCGTACCGCCGCGTCGATCCGGTCGTGGACCATCGTGCCGCCCTCGTGCAGCAGCCGGACGTCCGGATGGACCTTGGCCGCGAAGTACGCGAAGCCGTACGCCTGGGACGCGGCGGCCCGCAGCCCGAGCACCGGCAGGGGGCGCGAGGCGGCGAGGAGCCGGCCGGCCCGTTCGACGGGACGCGGGTCCGCGAGCACGGAGGCGAGGTGGCGGAGGTTCTCGATCTCGGCCTCGACGGCCTGCTGGTACTCGTTGTACGAGCCGGTGTCGGCGGCGGGTTCGGCGGGGGCGACCTCGCGCAGGTGTCTGCGCAGCGCCGGGTAGCCGTCGAAGCCGAGGGCGACGGCGAAGCGGGTGACGGAGGGCTGACTGACGCCGGCGAGTTCGGCGAGCTCCACGCTCGACAGGAACGGCACGTCGGCGGCCCGGCGCACCATGCTGTGCGCGATGCGCCGCTGGGTGGGGGTCAGCCGGTGCCCCTCGAAGAGCGCCTGCAGCCGTCCGGCGGGAGCGTCCGTCACGCCCGAGCCGCCGCCGGTGCTCCCGTCGTGCCCGCCCGTGTTCGGGTGGTCCGTGCTCGCGTTGCCGTCCGGGCCCATGTCCATGTCCCTGTCCATGCCCATATTCACGCTCGTGTTCCCGTCCACGCTCATGCCGCCGTGCTCCCACTCCAGATGTCCGTGAACCGGTCGAGCAGCGCGGCCGCCGCCGTCACGTCGTCCGTGAGCGGCCGGTCGGTCGCATCCGCGTCGAGCACCGATTCGGCGATCTCCAGCGCCCTGCCCACCGGCAGCTCCGGGTCGGGACGCAGGCCGCGCTGGCGCAACGCCCGTACGGCGGCCACGAGTTCGCAACCGACGACGAGACGGTACGCGCTGCACGCGCGCAGGGTCTGGCGAGCCGCGAGCGAGGCGAAACTCGCCTGCTCCTCGACGCCCCGGGAGAGTACAGCGTGGCCGAGCGAGGCGGGCGCGGAGAAGGCCCGCAGGTCACCGAGGGCGGCCCCGGCGGCGTACTCCAGGATCATCACGCCGGAGGAGGCCGCCTCGTGGTCGGCGAGGAAGGGGCGCAGCCGGGTGTAGGAGGGCTCGTTGAGGGTCGACAGGCGTGAGGTCGACAGCCGGGCGACCTGGGTGAGGGAGAGCCTGAAGTGGTCCAGGGCGAGGGCGAGTTGGGCCTGGTAGAAGCCGCCGTGGTGGTAGGCGGCCATGTCCTCGGCGCAGATCAGCGGGTTCTCGGCGGCCGCGTTGATCTCGACGGCCAGGACCTCCTCCAGCGCGTCGGCCGCGTCGTGCGCGGGGCCGTGGATCTGGGGCACGCACCGGAAGCCGTACGGGTCCTGGATCCGGCCGAGCGGCGGTGTCGGGCGGTCGGGCGCGCCGATCATCTCCCGCATCCGCCGGGCCACTTCGGTCGATCCGCGATGCGGCCGGGCGGCGTGCACGGGCGCCGCGTACGCCTCGTACGAGCCGTCCACCGCAACCAGCGACAGTGCGGCGACGACCTGTGTGGCACCGATGAGCCCGCGCAGTTCGTGGAGGGCGAGCGCCGACTGGCCGAGGGTGAGGGCGTTGCTGCTGATGAGCGCGAGGGCGTCGTTGTTGTCGAGCGGCTGCGGTTCGGGCGCGACCACCGTCGCCGTCGCCGTAACTGTCGCTGTGGCTGTGGCTGTGGCAGTCGCCGGCAAGCCCGAGGCGCCTCCCGGTGTCGCGTCCGCGCCGCGCCAGGGATGCTCCCCCGCCAGTGCCAGCCCCAGCTGCGCCAGGGCCGCGATGTCGCCGGTCCCCACCGAGCCGAACTCGTTCACGACGGGGTACGCGCCGGTCTCCAGCGCCTCGCACAGCGCGGTGACGACGGTGGGGCGCAGGCCCGCGCCGCCCGCTAGGAGCTGGTTCGCCCGTACTGCGAGCATCGCGCGGACCTCCCGGGCGGGCAGCTCCGCCCCGATGGCCCCCGCATGGCTGCGCAGCAGGCGCAGACCGTGCTCGGCGGCCGCCTCGGTGGGCACGTCCTCGTTCCGGTTCGCGCCGACGCCGGTGGACCGGCCGTACACGCGGCCGG is a genomic window of Streptomyces sp. NBC_00414 containing:
- the hutI gene encoding imidazolonepropionase: MSSTTGATSGSNTGSTTLITNIASLVTNDSSLGWGSPRSSKFENGGGSPLGLIQNAAVVIDGDRIAWTGDSREAPATDNRVDAGGRAVVPGFVDSHSHLVFAGDRTQEFNARMSGRAYSAGGIRTTVAATRAASDSELERNLTRYLAEALRQGTTTFETKSGYGLTVEDEARALRIAAAHTDEVTYLGAHIVPPDYADDPAAYVALVTGEMLDACAPYARWIDVFCEKGAFDGDQARAILTAGKAKGLHPRIHANQLSYGPGVQLAVELDAASADHCTHLTDADVDALASGDTVATLLPGAEFSTRAAWPDARRLLDAGATVALSTDCNPGSSFTSSVPFCIALAVRDMGMTPDEALWSATAGGAAALRRTDIGRVAPGAYADLAFLDAPSHVHLAYRPGVPLVSEVWRRGARV
- a CDS encoding DUF397 domain-containing protein codes for the protein MSHTLHWQKSSFSDGGEGNTCVEVAASPGNLHLRESDTPGIELATAPGPLAHLIRGVKAAAVPAAP
- the hutU gene encoding urocanate hydratase, whose translation is MSGPRPVRASRGTELSALGWQQEAALRMLQNNLDPEVAEHPDKLVVYGGTGKAARDWRSYDAMVRTLRTLKQDETMLVQSGRPVGVMQTHEWAPRVLIANSNLVGDWANWEEFRRLEALGLTMYGQMTAGSWIYIGTQGILQGTYETFSAVAAKKFGGTLAGTITLTAGLGGMGGAQPLAVTMNDGVAICIDVDPRAIERRIEHRYLDVRADSLEHALQLAVEARDARRPLSIGLLGNAADLLPRMLAEGAPIDIVTDQTSAHDPLAYLPTGVDLDDMATYAAKDPAGFTTRARESMARHVEAMVGFMDAGAEVFDYGNSIRGEAQLAGYERAFAFPGFVPAYIRPLFSEGKGPFRWAALSGEASDIHKTDKAILDLFPENESLHRWIKLAGERVHFQGLPARICWLGYGERDKAGERFNDMVASGELTAPLAIGRDHLDCGSVASPYRETEAMLDGSDAIADWPLLNAMVNVASGASWVSIHHGGGVGMGRSIHAGQVTVADGTKLAGEKIRRVLTNDPGMGVIRHVDAGYDIAEAVADERGVRVPMREGE
- a CDS encoding allantoate amidohydrolase — encoded protein: MWGELAGIGRHAGSGGYRRFAWTGADTDCRDWFRAQAEARGLTLELDRNGNQWAWLGDPSAGDAVVTGSHLDSVPDGGAFDGPLGVVSSFAALDELRGRNARFTKPLAIVNFGDEEGARFGLACVGSRLTAGELTVEQAHRLTDADGITLPQAMEAAGHDPDAIGADPERLARIGAFVELHVEQGRALDLTGDRVGVASAIWPHGRWRFDFRGEANHAGTTRLVDRRDPMLSYAETVLAARREAELAGAVATFGKISVEPNGVNAIPSLVRGWLDSRAADQATLDTVVHGIEKAAREYADAHGIHLDVVRESFTPVVEFEHALRDEIARVLGGGDGGTGAHLNVPVLGTGAGHDAGILSGSIPTAMLFVRNPTGVSHSPAEYAAEDDCVAGVTALADVLEGLACK
- a CDS encoding formimidoylglutamate deiminase; the encoded protein is MRGTTYWLEHAWLDSYVEPGVALDVGADGRIAAVRTGVDSPPPGAEILRGLTLPGLANTHSHAFHRALRGTVQVGSGTFWTWREIMYSIADRLTPDTYHALARAVYAEMALAGVTAVGEFHYVHHAPGGTPYADPNAMGEALVEAAAEAGIRITLLDTVYLAGGLVDARRGQPPNRHQLRFSDGTAEAWAARCSVLKDRDHARIGAAIHSVRAVPAGQLATVARWVEERRAPLHVHLSEQTAENDACQAAHGCTPTQLLADHGVLGPRTTGVHNTHLTDADIALLGRSGTGTCMCPTTERDLADGIGPAVALQQAGSPLSLGSDSHAVIDLLEEARAMELNERLRSRTRGHWTAAALLRAASADGHAALGWTDAGVLEAGALADFTTVALDSVRTAGTLPRLGAETAVFAATAADVRHTVVGGRHVVRDGAHALVPDVPQALADAIEALRA
- a CDS encoding diaminopimelate decarboxylase, yielding MAAYGTDTGDTDTTGDRPDGSAGGGRGGGTDGGTAETVKLEATQGAAGAVRRDEAVRAAVEQGLVSPSTPLVALLDTTGIRASVAALRAAFDAVSAPGTPVLHAFAVKATPLVPVLRLLHREGVGMEVASPGELALARAAGVPPSRTVLDSPAKTPSELREALALGIAVNADNPQELARIDALVRSASTRSPVGLRVNPQVGGGSIGALSTATATSKFGVALRDEGAREWVVRAYLDRPWLTRLHTHSGSQGMPLELMARGVAAAYGLAEEVNERAGRRQIDTLDIGGGLPVNFGSDAHAPTYEEYARLLASTVPGLFDGRYGLVTEFGRSLLAKHGIVLARVEYAKSAGGRAIAVTHAGVQVAARTVYAPESWPLRVAAYDDKGRPKAGPDVVQDVAGPACFAGDLLAEGRSMPLLEQGDYAAALDTGAYYFAHHYGYNSLARPAVHGFGPDGAGGVRFAVVRTAQTLDEIVAESGGAHTEALTGTI